One window of Chryseobacterium indologenes genomic DNA carries:
- the eno gene encoding phosphopyruvate hydratase has protein sequence MSAISYIEARQILDSRGNPTIEVDVFTESGAMGRAAVPSGASTGEHEAVELRDGGSEYQGKGVLKAVENVKEVIAENLVGQPVFEQNYIDQIMIDLDGTANKGNLGANAILGVSLAVARAAAAELGMPLYKYVGGVNANTLPVPMMNVINGGSHSDAPIAFQEFMVMPVKADSFSHALRKGTEIFHNLKSILHSRGLSTAVGDEGGFAPTFKGTEDALDTLLQAIEKAGYKPGDDIMLALDCAASEFYKDGIYDYRKFQTPDAAQFSSSEQVSYLAELAAKYPIISIEDGMQENDWEGWKMLTDKIGDRVQLVGDDLFVTNVERLSRGVKENIANSILVKVNQIGSLSETMAAVQMAQNNKFTSVMSHRSGETEDSTIADLAVAMNCGQIKTGSASRSDRMAKYNQLLRIEEALGETAIFPGLEAFKIKR, from the coding sequence ATGAGTGCAATTTCTTATATAGAAGCAAGACAGATTTTAGATTCCAGAGGTAATCCTACCATCGAAGTAGATGTATTTACAGAAAGCGGGGCAATGGGCCGTGCTGCTGTACCTTCAGGAGCATCTACAGGAGAACACGAAGCGGTAGAATTACGTGACGGTGGTTCAGAATATCAAGGAAAAGGAGTTCTGAAAGCTGTTGAAAATGTAAAAGAAGTAATTGCAGAGAATTTAGTTGGACAGCCGGTTTTCGAACAAAACTATATCGATCAGATTATGATTGATCTTGACGGAACGGCTAACAAAGGAAATCTTGGTGCTAATGCTATTCTTGGTGTTTCTTTGGCTGTGGCAAGAGCTGCGGCTGCAGAGTTGGGAATGCCACTTTATAAATATGTAGGAGGAGTAAACGCAAACACACTTCCTGTTCCAATGATGAATGTAATCAATGGTGGATCTCACTCAGATGCTCCTATCGCATTCCAGGAATTTATGGTTATGCCGGTAAAAGCAGATTCTTTCTCTCATGCATTGAGAAAAGGAACTGAGATTTTCCACAATCTTAAATCTATTCTTCATTCAAGAGGTTTATCTACTGCAGTAGGTGACGAAGGTGGTTTTGCTCCTACTTTCAAAGGAACTGAAGATGCTTTGGATACCTTACTTCAGGCAATTGAAAAAGCAGGTTATAAGCCTGGTGACGACATTATGTTGGCATTAGACTGTGCTGCTTCAGAATTCTACAAAGACGGAATTTATGACTACAGAAAATTCCAGACTCCGGATGCAGCTCAGTTTTCAAGCAGCGAGCAGGTTTCTTACCTTGCTGAGCTGGCAGCTAAATATCCAATCATATCTATCGAAGACGGTATGCAGGAAAATGACTGGGAAGGTTGGAAAATGTTAACTGATAAAATTGGTGACAGAGTACAGTTGGTAGGAGATGATTTATTTGTGACTAACGTAGAGAGATTATCAAGAGGAGTAAAAGAAAATATTGCGAACTCAATCCTTGTAAAAGTAAACCAGATCGGTTCTCTTTCTGAAACAATGGCAGCCGTACAAATGGCTCAGAACAACAAATTCACTTCAGTAATGTCTCACAGATCAGGAGAAACTGAAGATTCTACCATCGCTGATTTAGCAGTAGCAATGAACTGTGGACAGATCAAAACAGGTTCAGCTTCAAGATCAGATAGAATGGCAAAATACAACCAACTGTTGAGAATCGAAGAAGCTTTAGGTGAAACTGCAATTTTCCCAGGATTGGAAGCTTTTAAAATCAAAAGATAA
- a CDS encoding alpha/beta hydrolase, which produces MYTKNILLIIGLLINLQLFKAQEKWVLKSRFISKPDTVLIFKPKTYDMKEKYPLVYLLHGYSENYRQWSQTTDLQKFSDQYKMIIVCPDGFTTWYINSPYDKGSRAEDFFFKELIPKVHKNFSIDKKNIFISGLSMGGYGAIRYFLLHRDYFNTAGSTSGAFSLDPNIIRNASLQFFNTTRITDDLGKTLGSPEEWSQYNISTLLKAYNKGNPFLIDCGTEDILYPSTIEIRDIAESLKIPITFISQPGNHNTEYWKKSIEHHFIFFRQHLK; this is translated from the coding sequence ATGTATACAAAAAACATCCTGTTGATTATTGGCCTTCTCATAAACCTGCAACTATTCAAAGCGCAGGAAAAATGGGTTCTAAAATCCAGATTTATATCAAAACCAGATACGGTACTGATTTTCAAACCTAAAACTTATGATATGAAAGAGAAATATCCATTAGTATATTTACTGCATGGGTACAGTGAAAATTATCGTCAATGGTCACAAACAACAGACCTTCAGAAATTTTCTGATCAATATAAAATGATTATTGTCTGCCCGGATGGGTTTACAACATGGTATATAAACAGCCCTTACGATAAAGGGTCAAGAGCTGAAGATTTCTTTTTTAAAGAGCTGATTCCCAAGGTTCATAAAAACTTCAGCATCGACAAAAAAAATATTTTTATCAGTGGATTGAGCATGGGAGGATATGGTGCTATCCGATATTTTTTGCTTCATCGGGATTATTTCAATACTGCCGGAAGTACGAGTGGTGCATTTTCGTTAGATCCTAATATTATCCGAAATGCAAGTTTACAGTTCTTTAATACAACAAGAATTACTGATGATCTGGGCAAAACATTAGGTTCACCGGAAGAATGGAGCCAATATAATATTTCAACGCTTTTAAAAGCTTATAATAAAGGAAATCCTTTTCTAATAGATTGCGGCACGGAAGATATACTTTATCCTTCCACGATTGAAATTAGAGATATTGCCGAAAGCCTGAAAATTCCCATTACATTTATTTCTCAACCGGGAAATCATAATACAGAATATTGGAAAAAATCCATTGAGCATCATTTTATTTTTTTCAGGCAACATTTAAAATAA
- a CDS encoding citrate synthase, with the protein MSDNKVILNYDGNSYEYPIVDSTIGDRGIDISKLRDQTGLITLDLGYKNTGATISDITYLDGDKGELFYRGYPIEQIAEKSNFTEVMYLLLHGELPTQDQFTSFDSNIKKYNFIADEMKKIIDVFPRSAHPMGVLSSLTSALTAFNPKAVNVNSKEEMDHAAELMIAKFSHLCAWTYRKTQGLPLNHGDNNLNYVENFYKMAFRLPNADFEIDPVVVNALDKLLILHADHEQNCSTSTVRMVGSAHTGLFASISAGVSALWGPLHGGANQAVIEMLELIEKDGGDVSKYVAKAKDKADNFRLMGFGHRVYKNFDPRAKIIKKAADDILTALGIQDKALDIAMQLERVALEDEYFVERKLYPNVDFYSGIIYRALGIPTEMFTVMFALGRLPGWISQWKEMRLKGDPIGRPRQVYQGAQERNYIDIASR; encoded by the coding sequence ATGTCAGACAACAAAGTAATATTGAATTACGACGGTAATTCATATGAATATCCAATTGTGGATAGTACTATCGGAGACAGAGGGATTGATATTTCAAAATTAAGAGACCAGACAGGTTTGATCACTCTGGATTTAGGTTATAAAAATACAGGAGCTACCATTAGCGACATCACTTACTTAGACGGAGATAAAGGAGAATTATTCTACAGAGGTTATCCAATTGAGCAGATTGCTGAAAAATCTAACTTCACAGAAGTAATGTATCTTTTATTACATGGAGAATTACCTACTCAGGATCAGTTTACTTCATTCGACAGCAATATTAAAAAATATAACTTCATCGCAGACGAAATGAAAAAAATCATTGATGTTTTTCCTCGTTCTGCTCACCCTATGGGAGTTTTATCTTCTTTAACTTCTGCTTTGACAGCTTTCAACCCGAAAGCAGTTAACGTAAACTCTAAAGAAGAAATGGATCACGCAGCTGAGTTGATGATCGCTAAGTTCTCTCACCTTTGTGCCTGGACTTACAGAAAAACTCAAGGTTTACCATTAAACCACGGAGATAACAACCTAAACTATGTAGAGAACTTCTACAAAATGGCATTCAGATTACCAAACGCTGATTTCGAAATCGATCCGGTAGTTGTAAATGCTTTAGATAAATTATTAATCCTTCACGCAGACCACGAACAAAACTGTTCTACTTCTACAGTAAGAATGGTAGGTTCTGCTCACACAGGTCTTTTCGCTTCTATCTCTGCTGGGGTATCTGCACTTTGGGGACCACTTCACGGTGGTGCTAACCAGGCGGTAATCGAAATGCTTGAATTGATCGAGAAAGATGGTGGTGATGTATCTAAATATGTTGCTAAAGCTAAAGATAAAGCTGATAATTTCCGTCTAATGGGATTCGGACACAGAGTTTACAAAAACTTCGACCCAAGAGCGAAAATTATCAAGAAAGCTGCTGATGATATCCTTACAGCATTAGGTATCCAGGATAAAGCTCTTGACATTGCAATGCAGTTAGAAAGAGTAGCTCTTGAAGACGAGTACTTCGTAGAAAGAAAACTATATCCAAACGTAGACTTCTATTCAGGAATCATCTACAGAGCGTTAGGAATCCCTACAGAAATGTTTACAGTAATGTTTGCATTGGGAAGACTTCCGGGATGGATCTCTCAGTGGAAAGAAATGAGACTGAAAGGAGACCCTATCGGAAGACCAAGACAGGTTTACCAAGGTGCTCAGGAAAGAAACTACATCGACATTGCAAGCAGATAA
- a CDS encoding helix-turn-helix domain-containing protein — MTFGQQMLFFFSAVGAFNGLLLGIYLLFVKKLKYLPDFFLGLLLLMLSLRVGISVCIYFYPDLPRIIPHLGLSALFFTGPALYYYVKSSFQQDQFDWKNCQKWFGILTLILGAVGLLYLLFPVTWEHYFGTFIYTAWSIFVFLTVYQYYNFSKQNRKSPNKFILPVLISNVIIFLTYQLISTGWVQIYCAGGSLVFSFVLYANFLILFNKKYQQLPVKETEKYSNKKISGEQVDNFVSRLERLMDTEELYKNPNLKLSDLASRMNMSSHQLSQLLNDNLGKSFATCINEYRINEACEMIENGSYLKIEEIGYEVGFNSKSTFFSTFKKIKNTTPLLYKQSQTVTEPRFQSSNL, encoded by the coding sequence ATGACTTTCGGACAACAGATGTTATTTTTCTTCAGTGCAGTAGGAGCATTCAACGGACTTCTGCTGGGGATTTATCTGTTGTTTGTTAAAAAACTGAAGTATCTGCCGGATTTTTTCCTTGGTCTTCTTCTTCTCATGCTAAGTTTAAGAGTAGGAATTTCCGTATGTATTTACTTTTATCCCGACTTGCCGAGAATTATTCCTCATTTGGGGCTTTCAGCCTTATTTTTCACCGGACCGGCTCTATATTACTATGTGAAATCTTCCTTTCAGCAAGACCAGTTTGATTGGAAGAACTGTCAGAAATGGTTTGGAATACTAACCCTGATTTTAGGAGCGGTCGGTTTATTATATCTGCTTTTCCCTGTTACATGGGAACATTATTTTGGAACATTTATTTATACCGCTTGGTCTATATTTGTATTCCTTACAGTTTACCAGTACTATAACTTTTCAAAGCAAAACCGTAAGAGCCCGAACAAATTTATTCTTCCGGTACTGATCAGTAATGTGATTATCTTTTTGACGTATCAGTTGATTTCAACGGGTTGGGTACAGATATACTGTGCAGGAGGAAGTCTGGTGTTTTCATTTGTGTTGTATGCCAACTTTTTAATCTTATTCAATAAAAAATATCAGCAGCTTCCGGTAAAAGAAACAGAAAAATACTCCAATAAAAAAATTTCCGGAGAACAGGTGGACAATTTTGTATCAAGATTAGAAAGATTAATGGATACGGAAGAACTCTATAAAAATCCGAATTTAAAACTGAGCGATCTCGCTTCAAGAATGAATATGTCATCTCATCAGCTTTCCCAATTGCTGAATGATAATTTGGGGAAAAGTTTTGCTACCTGCATTAATGAATACAGGATCAATGAAGCCTGTGAAATGATAGAAAACGGATCTTATTTAAAAATTGAGGAGATTGGTTATGAAGTAGGATTTAATTCCAAGTCAACTTTCTTTTCAACTTTCAAGAAAATTAAAAATACAACCCCTCTTTTGTATAAACAGTCTCAAACCGTTACTGAGCCTAGGTTTCAGAGTTCAAATTTATAA
- a CDS encoding sensor histidine kinase — protein sequence MKQLPDTIRLAYIIAVILLITFVIFIVLIVVLYNKRQLFFIQQQRLKEAEHQNQLLQKELEKQKILEQERERISHDMHDDLGAGISALKLQAEFLKQKAEDDDLQSDIDELLKTSEEMNISMREMLWSLNSGNDTLGSFIDYAILYTGNFLKKTKIILLSECEDITAETPVSTEMRRNLFLCLKEAVNNVYKHSHADTLKLSFSQEENNFSMKISDNGIGIQDDLPKGNGLRNMKRRMNELSGECHISSEKPGTCLVFKIVI from the coding sequence ATGAAACAGCTGCCGGATACCATACGATTGGCTTACATTATTGCTGTTATTCTGTTAATAACTTTTGTCATTTTTATTGTCTTAATTGTTGTTTTGTATAATAAAAGACAGCTTTTTTTTATTCAGCAGCAACGGCTCAAAGAAGCAGAACATCAGAATCAGCTCCTGCAGAAAGAACTCGAAAAACAAAAAATTCTTGAGCAGGAACGCGAACGTATTTCCCATGATATGCATGATGATCTGGGAGCAGGAATTTCTGCATTAAAACTTCAGGCTGAATTCCTAAAGCAGAAAGCAGAAGATGATGATCTGCAGAGTGATATTGATGAACTACTGAAGACTTCAGAAGAAATGAATATTTCCATGCGGGAAATGCTCTGGAGCCTGAACTCAGGAAATGATACATTAGGTAGTTTTATCGATTATGCGATATTATATACCGGAAATTTTTTAAAGAAAACAAAAATAATACTGCTTTCAGAATGTGAAGATATCACTGCCGAAACTCCTGTTTCTACAGAAATGAGGCGTAATCTTTTTCTATGTTTAAAAGAAGCCGTAAATAATGTGTACAAACACAGTCATGCAGATACATTGAAACTTTCATTTTCACAGGAAGAAAATAACTTTTCTATGAAAATATCAGATAACGGAATTGGTATTCAGGACGATTTGCCAAAAGGAAACGGCCTCAGAAATATGAAAAGAAGGATGAATGAATTATCCGGTGAATGTCATATTTCATCCGAAAAACCTGGTACCTGCCTGGTTTTTAAAATAGTAATATAA
- a CDS encoding winged helix-turn-helix transcriptional regulator, with protein sequence MRKETSTNAANEQFLFGICELNSAVSIISGRWKSQIIYSISEGNNRFHLLKKELSNISEQVLGRQLKELETHKIIIKKDIPDTIPSGIEYILTNKGEDLVPILKSLCEWGKEYENGKEIMICNIS encoded by the coding sequence ATGAGAAAAGAAACTTCTACCAATGCGGCAAACGAACAGTTTTTGTTCGGTATCTGTGAACTGAATTCCGCAGTAAGCATTATCAGCGGGCGCTGGAAATCACAGATTATTTATTCAATTTCGGAAGGAAACAATAGGTTTCATCTTTTGAAGAAAGAATTGTCTAATATTTCTGAACAGGTTTTAGGGAGACAGCTAAAGGAATTGGAAACCCATAAGATTATCATTAAAAAAGACATTCCTGATACCATTCCTTCCGGAATTGAGTATATACTGACAAACAAAGGCGAAGACCTTGTCCCTATCCTGAAAAGCTTATGTGAATGGGGGAAAGAATATGAGAATGGAAAAGAAATAATGATCTGTAATATTTCTTAG
- a CDS encoding response regulator, with protein sequence MSISIAIVEDEKNYNNALKKVINYQQDMKVTAQFFDGNDAIQNLPAISPDVVMMDIQLQDMLGIEIIEKLRKEMPDTQFIMCTSFDDDEKIFNSLKAGAMGYLVKGESMDKILSSIRDVYQGGAPMSFSIARKVLKHFERKLPEIKGFDELTEREKEILELLSEGLLYKEIADKKCISIDTVKKHVGNIYRKLHVNNKVEAINKFNQSKN encoded by the coding sequence ATGAGCATTTCCATCGCCATAGTAGAAGACGAAAAAAACTACAACAATGCGTTGAAGAAAGTAATCAATTACCAACAGGATATGAAGGTAACTGCTCAGTTCTTTGACGGAAATGATGCCATTCAAAATCTTCCTGCTATTTCACCCGATGTCGTGATGATGGATATTCAGTTGCAGGATATGCTCGGAATTGAAATCATAGAAAAACTGCGAAAAGAAATGCCTGATACACAATTTATCATGTGCACCAGTTTTGATGACGATGAAAAGATCTTTAATTCTTTAAAAGCCGGTGCGATGGGCTATCTTGTAAAAGGAGAAAGTATGGACAAAATCCTCTCTTCTATCCGGGATGTCTATCAGGGTGGAGCTCCGATGAGTTTTTCCATTGCCCGGAAAGTTCTCAAACATTTTGAAAGAAAGCTACCGGAAATTAAAGGTTTTGATGAACTTACAGAGCGTGAAAAGGAAATTCTTGAACTTCTTTCAGAAGGTCTTCTATACAAAGAAATTGCAGATAAAAAATGCATCAGCATTGATACAGTAAAAAAACACGTCGGAAATATCTACAGAAAACTTCACGTAAACAATAAAGTGGAGGCTATTAATAAATTTAACCAATCAAAAAACTAA